The following proteins are co-located in the Coleofasciculaceae cyanobacterium genome:
- the cynS gene encoding cyanase, with amino-acid sequence MPISEITEKLLAAKKEKGITFEDLEKAVGLDETWIASVIYRQASASIEEATKIVTALALPESIAEALTVPPLKGSLEPQIPTDPLIYRFYEIMQVYGMPIKAVVHEKFGDGIMSAIDFSVEVEKVEDPKGDRVQIIMCGKFLPYKKW; translated from the coding sequence ATGCCCATTTCAGAAATCACCGAAAAACTATTAGCAGCAAAAAAAGAAAAAGGAATCACTTTTGAAGACCTTGAAAAAGCAGTAGGACTAGACGAAACTTGGATCGCCTCAGTTATTTATCGTCAAGCCAGTGCCAGTATCGAAGAAGCTACCAAAATCGTCACAGCTTTAGCCTTACCAGAATCAATAGCAGAAGCCTTGACAGTGCCACCCCTCAAAGGATCGCTCGAACCTCAAATTCCTACCGATCCTTTAATCTACCGCTTTTACGAAATTATGCAGGTATACGGAATGCCCATTAAAGCCGTAGTCCACGAAAAATTTGGCGATGGTATTATGAGTGCGATCGACTTCTCCGTAGAAGTAGAAAAAGTAGAAGATCCCAAAGGCGATCGTGTTCAGATAATTATGTGTGGGAAGTTCTTACCCTATAAAAAATGGTAA
- a CDS encoding DUF1348 family protein, protein MAYTADSQWRNRAEFINGRVEIIAFLQRKWAKELDYRLQKKLWSFMHNRISVCFEYEWHDDGGFWYRAYGNENWEFADNGLMKRREASINDVPIKESERKFLWERK, encoded by the coding sequence CTGGCATATACTGCTGACTCCCAATGGCGCAATCGTGCCGAGTTTATTAATGGTAGAGTAGAAATCATTGCTTTTCTCCAACGTAAGTGGGCAAAAGAGTTAGATTATCGCCTCCAAAAAAAACTCTGGAGTTTTATGCACAACCGCATTTCTGTTTGTTTTGAATACGAATGGCACGATGATGGCGGTTTTTGGTATCGCGCCTATGGCAATGAAAATTGGGAATTTGCCGATAATGGCTTAATGAAGAGACGAGAAGCCAGTATTAATGATGTGCCAATTAAAGAGTCCGAAAGAAAATTTCTCTGGGAAAGAAAATAA